Proteins found in one Pogoniulus pusillus isolate bPogPus1 chromosome 36, bPogPus1.pri, whole genome shotgun sequence genomic segment:
- the UBIAD1 gene encoding ubiA prenyltransferase domain-containing protein 1 isoform X1 codes for MCLTGAATVRRGGGDSMGPAEVVQKISISAESPRGSERNGSGAALAGPERDSPGSWRQKCAAYVLALRPWSFSASLTPVALGSALAYRAEGTLDPGLLIGSAVAVLAVHGAGNLVNTYYDFSKGIDHKKSDDRTLVDQILQPQDVVRFGVFLYTVGCICAAGLYAVSTLKLEHLALIYFGGLSSSFLYTGGIGFKYVALGDVVILITFGPLAVMFAHAVQVGYLSVSPLLYAIPLALSTEAILHSNNTRDMESDRQAGIVTLAILIGPALSYVLYTVLLFLPYLIFCVLATRYTISMALPLLTIPMAFSLERQFRSQSFNKIPQRTAKLNLLLGLFYVFGITLAPAGALPKL; via the exons ATGTGCCTGACAG GTGCTGCTACTGTGAGACGGGGCGGCGGGGACAGCATGGGGCCGGCAGAGGTGGTGCAGAAGATCAGCATTAGCGCCGAGAGCCCGCGAGGGAGCGAGAGGAACGGCTCCGGCGCCGCCCTGGCAGGCCCTGAGAGAGATTCACCCGGTAGTTGGAGGCAGAAGTGTGCGGCCTATGTGCTGGCTCTTAGGCCTTGGAGTTTCAGTGCTTCTCTCACTCCCGTGGCCCTCGGCAGCGCTCTGGCTTACCGGGCCGAAGGGACGCTAGATCCAGGGCTCTTGATAGGAAGCGCTGTGGCTGTCCTGGCTGTGCACGGAGCCGGCAACTTGGTGAATACCTACTACGACTTCTCCAAAGGCATCGATCACAAGAAGAGTGATGACAGGACTTTAGTGGACCAGATTCTGCAGCCTCAGGATGTAGTCCGGTTTGGAGTCTTCCTTTATACTGTGGGCTgtatctgtgctgctgggctctaCGCTGTCTCAACGCTCAAGCTGGAGCACCTGGCCCTGATTTACTTCGGAGGACTTTCCAGCTCTTTCCTTTATACCGGAG GAATTGGATTTAAGTACGTTGCACTGGGAGATGTGGTGATCCTGATCACCTTCGGGCCCCTGGCTGTCATGTTTGCCCATGCTGTGCAGGTTGGGTATCTGTCTGTCTCGCCGCTGCTCTACGCCATCCCGCTCGCGCTCAGCACCGAGGCCATCCTGCACAGCAACAACACACGGGACATGGAGTCTGACCGGCAGGCAGGCATTGTCACCCTGGCTATCCTCATTGGCCCTGCGCTCTCTTACGTCCTCTACACCGTGCTGCTCTTCTTGCCCTACCTGATTTTCTGTGTGCTGGCCACACGCTACACCATCAGCATGGCATTGCCACTGCTCACCATCCCAATGGCATTTTCACTGGAGAGGCAGTTTCGGAGTCAGAGCTTCAATAAAATTCCCCAGAGAACAGCCAAACTCAATCTCCTCTTGGGGCTTTTCTATGTTTTTGGCATCACACTGGCACCAGCTGGTGCTCTGCCCAAGCTGTAA
- the UBIAD1 gene encoding ubiA prenyltransferase domain-containing protein 1 isoform X2 has product MGPAEVVQKISISAESPRGSERNGSGAALAGPERDSPGSWRQKCAAYVLALRPWSFSASLTPVALGSALAYRAEGTLDPGLLIGSAVAVLAVHGAGNLVNTYYDFSKGIDHKKSDDRTLVDQILQPQDVVRFGVFLYTVGCICAAGLYAVSTLKLEHLALIYFGGLSSSFLYTGGIGFKYVALGDVVILITFGPLAVMFAHAVQVGYLSVSPLLYAIPLALSTEAILHSNNTRDMESDRQAGIVTLAILIGPALSYVLYTVLLFLPYLIFCVLATRYTISMALPLLTIPMAFSLERQFRSQSFNKIPQRTAKLNLLLGLFYVFGITLAPAGALPKL; this is encoded by the exons ATGGGGCCGGCAGAGGTGGTGCAGAAGATCAGCATTAGCGCCGAGAGCCCGCGAGGGAGCGAGAGGAACGGCTCCGGCGCCGCCCTGGCAGGCCCTGAGAGAGATTCACCCGGTAGTTGGAGGCAGAAGTGTGCGGCCTATGTGCTGGCTCTTAGGCCTTGGAGTTTCAGTGCTTCTCTCACTCCCGTGGCCCTCGGCAGCGCTCTGGCTTACCGGGCCGAAGGGACGCTAGATCCAGGGCTCTTGATAGGAAGCGCTGTGGCTGTCCTGGCTGTGCACGGAGCCGGCAACTTGGTGAATACCTACTACGACTTCTCCAAAGGCATCGATCACAAGAAGAGTGATGACAGGACTTTAGTGGACCAGATTCTGCAGCCTCAGGATGTAGTCCGGTTTGGAGTCTTCCTTTATACTGTGGGCTgtatctgtgctgctgggctctaCGCTGTCTCAACGCTCAAGCTGGAGCACCTGGCCCTGATTTACTTCGGAGGACTTTCCAGCTCTTTCCTTTATACCGGAG GAATTGGATTTAAGTACGTTGCACTGGGAGATGTGGTGATCCTGATCACCTTCGGGCCCCTGGCTGTCATGTTTGCCCATGCTGTGCAGGTTGGGTATCTGTCTGTCTCGCCGCTGCTCTACGCCATCCCGCTCGCGCTCAGCACCGAGGCCATCCTGCACAGCAACAACACACGGGACATGGAGTCTGACCGGCAGGCAGGCATTGTCACCCTGGCTATCCTCATTGGCCCTGCGCTCTCTTACGTCCTCTACACCGTGCTGCTCTTCTTGCCCTACCTGATTTTCTGTGTGCTGGCCACACGCTACACCATCAGCATGGCATTGCCACTGCTCACCATCCCAATGGCATTTTCACTGGAGAGGCAGTTTCGGAGTCAGAGCTTCAATAAAATTCCCCAGAGAACAGCCAAACTCAATCTCCTCTTGGGGCTTTTCTATGTTTTTGGCATCACACTGGCACCAGCTGGTGCTCTGCCCAAGCTGTAA